A genomic region of Vitis vinifera cultivar Pinot Noir 40024 chromosome 7, ASM3070453v1 contains the following coding sequences:
- the LOC100855206 gene encoding uncharacterized protein LOC100855206 yields MKANPTPKKRSISLQYDIVSTLSEANRLVSSQKKLRRLPHIFTRVLELPFRSDADVSVTETPDHLRFAVTTDDVGDDVRTQTIQLHPGVTKVVIRGRNFLDLSLDGLGVELDLDLWRFRLPASTLPEMASAAYSDGELVVTVPKCGADDDEEGVWSAGTRPLVLVQ; encoded by the coding sequence ATGAAGGCTAATCCCACACCCAAGAAGAGAAGTATCAGCCTCCAATACGACATCGTTTCGACTCTCTCAGAAGCGAATCGGCTGGTTTCCAGCCAGAAGAAGCTCCGAAGACTCCCCCACATATTCACACGAGTTCTGGAGCTTCCCTTTCGGTCAGACGCCGACGTCTCCGTAACGGAAACCCCCGACCACCTCCGGTTCGCCGTCACCACCGACGACGTGGGCGACGATGTCCGAACCCAGACAATCCAACTCCACCCTGGCGTCACGAAGGTGGTGATCAGAGGCAGGAACTTTCTGGATTTGTCCCTGGACGGACTGGGGGTGGAGCTCGATCTCGATTTGTGGCGGTTCCGGCTCCCGGCGTCGACGTTGCCAGAGATGGCGAGCGCCGCTTACAGTGATGGAGAGTTGGTTGTGACGGTTCCGAAGTGTGGtgctgatgatgatgaagaaggGGTTTGGAGCGCAGGGACTAGGCCTTTGGTTCTTGTACAGTGA
- the LOC100855168 gene encoding late embryogenesis abundant protein D-34 yields MSQQQRPRPTQPTTEPIKYSDVFPVSGSLASKPIAPQDAATMQSAENTVLGNTQKGGPAAVMNSAATKNERAGLVSHEQVTDVVATDGVTISQANVAGSRIITEAVGDQVVGEYARPPPVAMTSPASALDRDAITIGEALQATALSAGNKPVDQSDAAAIQVAEMRATGSSEVVPGGIAAQAQSAATTNARLILDENKTKLSDILTDATAKLPDDKPATREDAERVIGAELRNDPNMVTYPGGVAESVAAAARLNQSTK; encoded by the exons ATGAGCCAGCAACAACGCCCACGGCCAACCCAACCTACAACAGAACCCATCAAATACAGCGATGTTTTTCCTGTTTCCGGTAGCCTTGCGTCCAAACCCATTGCGCCCCAGGATGCAGCCACCATGCAGTCTGCTGAAAATACTGTTCTGGGAAACACCCAAAAGGGCGGCCCGGCCGCCGTCATGAATTCGGCGGCCACCAAGAACGAGAGGGCCGGACTTGTCAGTCACGAGCAGGTTACTGATGTTGTCGCCACTGACGGTGTGACTATATCGCAGGCTAACGTGGCAGGCAGCCGTATCATCACCGAGGCGGTCGGTGATCAG GTTGTTGGCGAATATGCTAGGCCACCACCGGTGGCAATGACTTCCCCAGCTTCCGCTCTCGACCGCGACGCCATCACAATCGGCGAAGCACTGCAGGCCACGGCTCTCTCTGCCGGCAACAAGCCCGTCGATCAGAGCGACGCGGCGGCGATACAAGTAGCCGAGATGAGAGCCACCGGAAGCAGCGAAGTAGTTCCGGGTGGCATAGCCGCCCAGGCACAATCTGCAGCAACAACCAATGCCCGTCTGATCCTAGATGAAAACAAGACTAAGCTCTCCGACATTCTCACG GATGCGACGGCTAAGCTGCCGGATGACAAACCGGCGACGCGTGAAGATGCAGAAAGGGTGATAGGTGCGGAGCTAAGGAACGATCCTAACATGGTTACGTACCCTGGTGGAGTGGCGGAGTCGGTGGCAGCAGCTGCCAGGCTCAACCAAAGTACAAAGTAA
- the LOC104879755 gene encoding transcription repressor OFP12: MPTTLGKNLHLCFSRIKRPEFPMPQPDDHSRPLPTAGAALIKNFNSIYDLTAATSKSHSGSVDDDDHSSDSDSDSDSEAKATATPDFATVYASQRFFFSSPGRSNSIIDSSSSSSSTSQSSDTPPESESPITGGIAIPTYSPDPYMDFRRSMQEMVEARDLIDVRANWDYLHQLLLCYLSLNPKTTHKYIVGAFADLLVTLMSPQGCAVRDPDPDPDPSSGGGGCDNIPRRFM; this comes from the coding sequence atgccAACCACACTCGGCAAGAATCTCCATCTCTGCTTCTCCAGGATCAAGCGCCCAGAATTCCCCATGCCCCAACCTGACGATCACAGCCGTCCATTGCCCACCGCCGGGGCCGCCCTCATTAAGAACTTCAACTCCATCTACGACCTCACCGCCGCCACCTCCAAGTCCCACAGTGGCTCCGTGGACGACGACGATCACTCCTCTGACTCGGACTCCGACTCCGACTCCGAAGCCAAAGCCACCGCCACCCCCGACTTCGCCACCGTCTACGCCTCCCAGcgcttcttcttctcctcccCGGGCCGCTCCAACTCCATCATCGactcctcctcctcttcctcctccacctcccagtcCTCCGACACCCCGCCGGAGTCCGAATCCCCCATCACGGGGGGCATTGCCATCCCCACCTACTCCCCGGATCCGTACATGGACTTCCGGCGATCCATGCAGGAGATGGTGGAGGCACGTGACTTGATCGACGTGAGAGCCAATTGGGACTACCTCCACCAGCTCCTCCTCTGCTACCTCTCCCTCAACCCCAAAACCACCCACAAGTACATCGTGGGCGCTTTCGCAGATCTCCTCGTCACTCTCATGTCGCCACAAGGCTGCGCCGTCAGGGACCCCGACCCCGACCCCGACCCCTCCAGCGGCGGCGGCGGTTGCGACAACATTCCACGGCGATTCATGTAA